In the Oryza glaberrima chromosome 6, OglaRS2, whole genome shotgun sequence genome, one interval contains:
- the LOC127775661 gene encoding heat stress transcription factor C-2b — MAAAAGGGAAPFVWKTYRMVEDPGTDGVIGWGKGNNSFVVADPFVFSQTLLPAHFKHNNFSSFVRQLNTYGFRKVDPDRWEFAHASFLRGQTHLLRNIVRRGSAAAGGGGGGGGGKRRDASADGGGGGGDEDMTMVATEVVRLKQEQRTIDDRVAAMWRRVQETERRPKQMLAFLLKVVGDRDKLHRLVGGGGNGNGAATAAAADNGFADAARAGCGEKRARLLLDGDNTGAFGPDAVDFAGFYTGADMFPDVAVDAAAAAAGGSAGCSFAFGVDSGY, encoded by the exons atggcggcggcggcgggaggaggggcggcgccgtTCGTGTGGAAGACGTACAGGATGGTGGAGGACCCCGGGACGGACGGGGTGATCGGGTGGGGGAAAGGGAACAACagcttcgtcgtcgccgacccCTTCGTCTTCTCCCAGACCCTGCTCCCCGCCCACTTCAAGCACAACAACTTCTCCAGCTTCGTCCGCCAGCTCAACACCTAT GGTTTCCGCAAGGTGGATCCGGATCGGTGGGAGTTCGCCCACGCGTCGTTCCTGCGTGGCCAGACCCACCTCCTGCGCAACATCGTCCGCCGCGgcagcgcggccgccggcgggggaggcggcggcggcggcggcaagcgcaGGGACGcgtcggcggacggcggcggcggcggcggcgatgaggacATGACGATGGTGGCGACGGAGGTGGTCCGGCTGAAGCAGGAGCAGCGCACCATCGACGACAGGGTGGCCGCGATGTGGCGCCGCGTGCAGGAGACGGAGCGGAGGCCCAAGCAGATGCTCGCCTTCCTCCTCAAGGTCGTCGGCGACCGCGACAAGCTGcaccgcctcgtcggcggcggcggcaacggcaacggcgccgctaccgccgccgccgccgacaatgGGTTCGCGGACGCCGCGCGGGCGGGGTGCGGCGAGAAGCGCGCGAGGCTGCTGCTCGACGGCGACAACACCGGCGCGTTCGGCCCGGACGCCGTCGACTTCGCCGGGTTCTACACCGGCGCCGACATGTTCCCCGACGTTGccgtcgatgccgccgccgccgccgccggcgggtcAGCCGGCTGCTCGTTCGCTTTCGGAGTGGACAGCGGCTACTGA